Genomic DNA from Streptomyces sp. NBC_01571:
GCTTCGCGGGCTCGGTCTCGGAGGCTCACGGCTGGACCACCTCCGGGGCGGCGGCCCGCACCACGCGGTGCGAGGCCAGGCAGATGCCTTCTCGGTCGTGGCGGTCGACTGCTTCGACCAGCGCGGCCATCAGGGCGGGTACAGGGGGAAGCCGGCGGGTGCTGCGGTCGCAGGCCCTCAGCGCGGCATGCTCGGTCGGGCGGGGGATCGGCCATTTCGCGGTCACGACTCACCCCGCAGGCGGATCGCCTCGGCCGCGACGAACGCGACGACGCGCTCGACGGACCGGAACGCCTCGAACAACTGGGGGACGTCATCGGCACGCAGGTCGCCGTTGTAGTCCAGCTGCACGGAGACGACCGGATACGGCTCCGGAGAGCCGACCAGGTACGGGGCCTGGCTGAGGTGGACCGTGAGCATCCCCGCGGCGCGGGCCGTCACGCTGCGGTGCGTGACGTCCGTGTACCGCTGCGGCGGCTCACCCTCGTGCCCCCGGCACCAACCCGGCTCCAGGATCGTGACCGTGCCGCGGTCGACCGTCTCCAGCGTGACCGTGCGCGCGCTCACCGGTCCTCACCGGCCTTCCAGGTACGGCCGAGCAGGTCCCGGTGGTCGACGTGCGCCGACCGGTTCCAGATGCAGGGAAAGGCGGGCTGGTCGGGCTGCGGGGCCCCGCACACCGCGGGGTCGCCCTCGATGGCGCCCTGATGCCAGGCCAGCACCTCCGGGTCGACCGGCCGCTCCCGCTCCTCGGCAAGGAACGCCGCGACCACAGGGAAGGCGCGGTCGACGGAACGCTGTACGTCGGCCTGCTCGGCGACCGCGAGGGCCGCGCGCATCGTGGCCCGCAGCTCACCGATCCGGCCGGCCAAGTCGCGGACGTAGGTGGTGGGGTGGCCGGGCTGACCCAGGGCCTCCGTGAGGAGACCCCGGATCAGCTCCAGCGCTTCGCGCTCATTCACGCAGCACGCCCCTTACGGCGGGCCTCGCGGTTGATGCGACGGACGGTCTGGGTGGTGAGGTCACCCAGGAGGTCGGGGCGCCTGTCGGCAGCCACGTTGCGGTTACGGCGCGGCATCAGCGCACACCACCCTCGCGGGCGTCGTGCCAGGCGAGGAGCGCGCGGCGGGTCTCGTCCTCCCGCAGCTGCTGCGAGACGTCCGGGTAGACGCGGACCTCCATGGCGCCCGGCTCGCCGTACAGGGCGAGGACCGCCCGGCGGCCGGTGTCCTCCGTCTCGACGACCGTGATGCCGAAGACCTTCAGCAGGTAGGCGATCGGCAGCGTCGCCAGCTCGTCGGAGCCGAGGGACAGCCACGGCTCGTGCGCGAACTGCGTGTTGGTCGCGTGGTCGGCCGCCTGTGCGTCGGAGAGCCGGTCGCCCAGCCGGACCAGGGCGCCCAAGTGGGCGCGGACCCGGCGGATCTGGTCGTTGAGCTCCAGCCGGCTGCGGCAGATCATGCTCTCGCCGGTGCTGGCCTCCGGCACGAAGTCGATGTGCGGGGCCGAGTCGCCCTCCGGGGCGAACGGCCACTGCACCAGGCGGGCTTCGAGGATGGTGTCGCGTCCCCCGTCGACGTCGAAGCCGAGGTTGATCGCGTCGCCCATGTGCTGCAGATCCTCGGGGGACGTGAGGCCCACCTCGGCCTCGTCGCTGTGGTCGAAGGTGCACCAGGCGGGGCAGGCGTGGGCGAGGAAGCCGCCCGAGCGCAGCCGGTAGGTCACCGTCCGGTCCGACTCGGCGGCCGGCTTCTGCGTGGGGATGCCGGCGAGCGCGGCAGCGTGCTGAGCGATGGCATGATTCGCCATAGCGGTTCTCCTGTGCAGTCAGGTGATCCGTCAGGCCCCGTTCCGGCGCTACCAACGCCGGGATGGGGCCGCTCCCTTTTCCGGGAGCCGATGGGACTATTTAACACCACGTGGTCCTACTTAGCAACAGACCGCAGGACTCGCTTCGCCGCGTATCTGTCTCACATTCGTCTCACGCGCCCGGCGACTCGGGCCCCGAGGCAGTACGTCTGACCTGCACTTCGACCGTGCTCGTGCGCGGAACGGACCCCCTGTGCGCGTGCACTAAACTCCATCCACGTGACTGCCGCGCCCGCAAAGCCCCGTATCCCCAACGTCCTCGCCGGACGCTACGCCTCCGCCGAGCTCGCCACGCTCTGGTCCCCCGAGCAGAAGGTGAGGCTGGAGCGTCAGCTCTGGCTCGCCGTTCTGCGGGCGCAGAAGGACCTCGGGATCGAGGTGCCGGACGCCGCCCTCGCCGACTACGAGCGTGTCCTCGACCAGGTCGACCTGGCCTCGATCGCCGAGCGCGAGAAGGTCACCCGGCACGACGTGAAGGCGCGGATCGAGGAGTTCAACGACCTCGCCGGGCACGAGCAGGTGCACAAGGGCATGACGTCCCGGGACCTCACCGAGAACGTCGAGCAGCTGCAGATCCGGCTCTCGCTCGAGCTGATGCGCGACCGCACGGTGGCCGTGCTGGCGCGGCTCGGCAAGCTCGCGGGCGAATACGCCGAGCTGGTCATGGCGGGCCGCTCGCACAACGTCGCGGCGCAGGCGACCACCCTCGGCAAGCGTTTCGCCACCGCCGCGGACGAGCTCCTCGTCGCGCACGGCCGGGTCGAGGAACTGCTCGGCCGCTACCCGCTGCGCGGTATCAAGGGCCCGGTCGGCACGGCGCAGGACATGCTGGACCTGCTGGACGGGGACGCGGCGAAGCTCGCGGACCTGGAGCAGCGCGTCGCCGGACACCTCGGGTTCTCGCAGGCCTTCACCTCCGTGGGCCAGGTCTACCCGCGCTCGCTGGACTACGAGGTCGTCACCGCGCTGGTGCAACTGGCGGCGGCTCCGTCGTCGACGGCCAAGACGATCCGGCTGATGGCCGGGCACGAGCTGGTCACCGAGGGCTTCAAGCCGGGCCAGGTCGGCTCGTCCGCCATGCCGCACAAGATGAACACCCGCTCCTGCGAGCGCGTCAACGGTCTGATGGTCGTCCTGCGCGGCTACGCCTCGATGACCGGCGAGCTGGCGGGCGACCAGTGGAACGAGGGCGACGTCTCCTGCTCGGTGGTGCGCCGGGTCGCGCTGCCCGACGCGTTCTTCGCGCTCGACGGTCTGCTGGAGACCTTCCTCACCGTCCTCGACGAGTTCGGCGCGTTCCCGGCCGTCGTCGCCCGCGAGCTCGACCGCTACCTGCCGTTCCTCGCCACCACCAAGGTCCTGATGGGCGCGGTGCGCGCGGGCGTCGGCCGCGAGGTCGCGCACGAGGCGATCAAGGAGAACGCGGTCGCCTCGGCCCTCGCGATGCGCGAGCAGGGCGCCGAGCGCAACGAGCTGCTGGACAAGCTCGCCGCGGACGAGCGCATCCCGCTCGACCGCGCGCAGCTCGACGAGCTGATGGCCGACAAGCTGTCCTTCACGGGTGCCGCCGCCGACCAGGTCGCCGCCGTCGTCGCCCGTGTCGAGGAGATCGTGAAGCAGCACCCGGAGGCCGCGGGCTACACGCCGGGGGCGATCCTCTGACGCGGCTGACCCCCGCGGACCTGGAGGCCGCCCGCGACCGGCTCGTGCCGGATGTCGTCGCGGACGGCCTCCACGTTCTGTTCTGCGGTATCAACCCCTCTTTGATGACGGCCGCCACGGGCCATCACTTCGCGCGCCCCGGCAACCGGTTCTGGCCCGTGCTCCACCTGTCGGGCTTCACACCCCGCCTGTTGAAGCCCTCCGAGCAGGACGAACTGCTGTCGTACGGGCTCGGCATCACGAACGTGGTGGCGCGGGCGACGGCACGGGCCGACGAGCTGACCCCGGACGAGTACCGGGAGGGCGGCCGGCTGCTCAGGGCGAAGGTGGAGCGGCTGCGGCCGCGCCGGCTCGCGGTGGTGGGGGTGACCGCGTACCGGTCGGCGTTCGGCGAACGCGGTGCGGTGATCGGCCC
This window encodes:
- the purB gene encoding adenylosuccinate lyase, with protein sequence MTAAPAKPRIPNVLAGRYASAELATLWSPEQKVRLERQLWLAVLRAQKDLGIEVPDAALADYERVLDQVDLASIAEREKVTRHDVKARIEEFNDLAGHEQVHKGMTSRDLTENVEQLQIRLSLELMRDRTVAVLARLGKLAGEYAELVMAGRSHNVAAQATTLGKRFATAADELLVAHGRVEELLGRYPLRGIKGPVGTAQDMLDLLDGDAAKLADLEQRVAGHLGFSQAFTSVGQVYPRSLDYEVVTALVQLAAAPSSTAKTIRLMAGHELVTEGFKPGQVGSSAMPHKMNTRSCERVNGLMVVLRGYASMTGELAGDQWNEGDVSCSVVRRVALPDAFFALDGLLETFLTVLDEFGAFPAVVARELDRYLPFLATTKVLMGAVRAGVGREVAHEAIKENAVASALAMREQGAERNELLDKLAADERIPLDRAQLDELMADKLSFTGAAADQVAAVVARVEEIVKQHPEAAGYTPGAIL
- the mug gene encoding G/U mismatch-specific DNA glycosylase — translated: MTRLTPADLEAARDRLVPDVVADGLHVLFCGINPSLMTAATGHHFARPGNRFWPVLHLSGFTPRLLKPSEQDELLSYGLGITNVVARATARADELTPDEYREGGRLLRAKVERLRPRRLAVVGVTAYRSAFGERGAVIGPQERMIGSSRVWVLPNPSGLNAHWTAATMAEEFGRLRSAAAEDRQS